From one Rhodoferax sp. PAMC 29310 genomic stretch:
- a CDS encoding ATPase, T2SS/T4P/T4SS family — MEFNRKHGKLAVALSAVAVATAAIAGTLMQLQPEVVVSTAAAANNAYKAKMGWQSYKSSLGESTYDVKAQLVVYADGPAGKQDIWIARSTDDGATWTQTNVTNNGGTSLAITDPVSSKTGTFSITHYKPSIYVAPVGVLNGGKGANALVSWTSSDCEGSPAQRINSNLVPLTGKDQPYSCLWTARSSDGGQTWTTQRLTNGGKDADNDVLGGSVKYTSDTTSSGHFAVAFQADPEGLQLGEAEGTGDGASGANVSPGTNIWYTYLKKSDFEAGTDFPLPGQVSDNNATTDGSPGASRPNLFLSGGNAILAYEETKGSGSSGKQVIYHSFSANSPTLDSLPAGTAISNPSNNARRVRFVAQGDEALGDADKNGDAADGDTQGVHVLLLWRETTLTGHLVLATLHTNDATSAVTRLTDMGVEPFLLSSSLLGVLAQRLVRQLCTQCHGTGCDKCGQTGYSGRSGVFELLITDDAIRAQIHTKASEADIRQAARAAGMTLMREDGERLVQSGVTSREELIRVTRD, encoded by the coding sequence ATGGAATTCAATAGAAAGCATGGCAAGTTGGCTGTCGCGCTGAGCGCCGTTGCAGTGGCCACGGCAGCCATTGCCGGCACGCTCATGCAGCTACAGCCAGAGGTGGTGGTCTCAACTGCCGCCGCCGCCAACAATGCCTACAAGGCCAAGATGGGTTGGCAGTCCTACAAGTCGTCGCTTGGTGAGAGCACTTACGACGTCAAGGCACAGCTTGTGGTCTATGCGGACGGCCCTGCAGGCAAGCAAGACATCTGGATCGCCCGCTCCACCGACGACGGCGCTACCTGGACCCAGACCAATGTCACCAACAACGGCGGAACCTCCCTCGCAATCACCGATCCGGTGAGCAGCAAGACCGGCACGTTTAGCATCACCCACTACAAGCCCAGTATCTATGTGGCGCCTGTAGGCGTACTGAACGGTGGCAAGGGCGCCAACGCGCTGGTGTCGTGGACCAGCTCCGACTGCGAAGGCAGCCCGGCGCAACGCATCAACTCCAACTTGGTTCCCCTGACCGGCAAAGACCAGCCTTACAGCTGCCTTTGGACGGCCCGTTCAAGCGACGGCGGCCAAACTTGGACTACGCAGCGCCTGACCAACGGCGGCAAAGACGCCGACAACGACGTGCTGGGCGGTTCGGTCAAGTACACCTCGGACACCACATCCAGCGGGCACTTTGCGGTTGCCTTCCAGGCTGACCCCGAAGGCTTGCAACTGGGTGAGGCAGAAGGCACGGGCGATGGCGCTTCAGGCGCCAACGTCAGCCCCGGAACCAACATTTGGTACACCTACCTCAAAAAATCGGATTTTGAGGCGGGCACTGATTTTCCTTTGCCGGGTCAGGTCAGCGACAACAACGCGACCACCGATGGCTCCCCAGGCGCCTCACGCCCCAACCTTTTCCTCAGTGGCGGCAATGCCATCCTCGCCTACGAAGAAACCAAGGGTAGCGGCTCCAGCGGCAAGCAAGTGATCTATCACAGCTTCTCGGCCAACAGCCCCACGTTGGACAGCCTGCCGGCTGGAACCGCCATCAGCAACCCTAGCAACAATGCGCGGCGCGTACGCTTCGTGGCGCAAGGTGACGAGGCTCTGGGCGATGCGGACAAAAATGGCGATGCAGCCGATGGCGATACCCAAGGGGTTCACGTCTTGCTACTCTGGCGCGAAACCACGCTCACCGGTCACTTGGTGCTGGCCACGCTGCATACCAATGACGCCACCAGCGCGGTCACACGCCTGACCGACATGGGCGTGGAGCCGTTTTTGCTCAGCTCGTCGCTGCTGGGCGTGTTGGCGCAGCGCCTGGTGCGCCAGTTGTGCACGCAGTGCCATGGCACGGGCTGTGACAAGTGTGGGCAGACCGGCTACTCAGGGCGAAGCGGCGTGTTCGAGTTGCTGATCACGGATGACGCCATCCGCGCGCAGATTCACACTAAAGCGTCCGAGGCCGACATTCGCCAGGCCGCCCGGGCCGCTGGCATGACGCTGATGCGCGAAGACGGAGAGCGCCTGGTGCAAAGCGGCGTGACGTCGCGCGAAGAGTTGATTCGCGTGACCCGCGACTAG
- the gspF gene encoding type II secretion system inner membrane protein GspF, whose product MPVYSFEALTADGDARKGVIEADSAKAARGTLRGQSLVPLRVESVSAGEAQSTGQGLRRRAFNASGLSIWTRQLAGLVSAGLPLERALSSLSDEAETEAQRHLVATLRAEVNGGSTFAKALAQHPREFSPVFGAVIGAGEQGGDLGLVLERLADDLEEQQALKAKLIGAAAYPAIVTVVAIVIVIFLVTYVVPQVAQVFVGSKRALPLLTVIMISVSDLVRSYGWLMLMAVIAAGIAARLALAQAALRERFDAAFLTLPVLGTLARSYNTARFASTLAMLAAAGVPILKALQAAAETLSNRAMRADALDALVLVREGAPLASALAQKKRFPGLLAMFARLGEQTGQLPQMLQRAAKQLSTDVQRRAMSLATILEPLLIVAMGVVVMLIVLAVLLPIIQLNQLVK is encoded by the coding sequence GTGCCTGTTTACTCCTTTGAAGCCCTCACGGCCGACGGCGACGCCCGCAAGGGCGTGATCGAGGCCGACTCCGCCAAGGCCGCGCGCGGCACCTTGCGCGGCCAGTCGCTCGTGCCACTCCGGGTCGAGTCGGTCAGCGCAGGCGAGGCGCAATCGACGGGCCAGGGGCTCAGGCGCCGGGCGTTCAACGCGTCAGGCTTGAGCATCTGGACGCGTCAGTTGGCGGGGTTGGTGTCTGCCGGCCTGCCGCTGGAGCGGGCTTTGAGCTCTCTCTCCGACGAGGCCGAAACCGAGGCGCAGCGGCATTTGGTGGCGACCCTGCGCGCCGAGGTGAATGGCGGCTCGACCTTCGCCAAGGCGCTGGCGCAGCACCCGCGCGAGTTTTCCCCTGTTTTCGGGGCTGTCATTGGTGCAGGCGAGCAAGGTGGCGACCTCGGGCTGGTGCTGGAGCGTTTGGCCGACGATCTGGAGGAGCAGCAAGCCCTCAAGGCAAAGCTCATTGGCGCCGCAGCCTATCCTGCCATCGTGACGGTGGTCGCTATCGTGATCGTGATCTTTCTTGTGACCTACGTCGTGCCGCAGGTGGCGCAGGTCTTTGTTGGCAGCAAGCGGGCGCTGCCCTTACTGACCGTCATCATGATCAGTGTGAGTGACCTGGTGCGCAGCTACGGTTGGCTGATGCTGATGGCCGTGATAGCTGCTGGCATTGCAGCCCGGCTGGCCCTGGCCCAGGCTGCGCTCAGGGAACGGTTTGACGCGGCGTTTTTGACCTTGCCGGTGCTGGGCACGCTGGCACGCAGCTACAACACGGCGCGCTTTGCCAGCACGCTGGCCATGCTGGCAGCGGCCGGCGTTCCAATTCTGAAGGCCTTACAGGCCGCCGCGGAAACCCTGTCCAACCGCGCCATGCGCGCCGACGCGCTTGACGCACTGGTGCTGGTGCGCGAGGGCGCGCCGCTGGCCTCCGCGCTGGCTCAGAAAAAGCGTTTTCCGGGCTTGTTGGCCATGTTTGCACGGTTGGGCGAGCAAACCGGGCAACTGCCACAGATGCTGCAGCGCGCTGCCAAGCAACTGAGTACCGATGTGCAGCGCCGTGCCATGTCGCTGGCCACCATCCTGGAGCCCTTGCTGATTGTGGCGATGGGCGTGGTGGTGATGCTGATTGTGCTGGCCGTTCTCCTGCCCATCATCCAGCTCAATCAACTGGTCAAGTAG
- a CDS encoding nitrate/nitrite transporter, with protein MNDFYRLWIRLVPAYAAGYFLSYGLRSVNAVIAPELMRELNVSAAGLGLLTSAYLLAFGLFQLPLGLLLDRFGPRRVEAALLLVAAAGCALFGLGQSLESLAVARALIGLGVSACLMGSFKAFSQWFPVQRLPALTATIMVAGGLGALSASLPVAAALPLLGWRGVFFLCAGLLVLTAAMLMRVPDQPVHGPHATLSQQIRSLGDIYTSRQFWRFAPQGCLIVGGYMAIQGLWVVPWLMEVNGASRTTAAEILFMLGVAMLAGFIFVATCSTWLSRRGVPPMALLTAGMGLALLVELCLVMNLAPPALLWPLLGISFSLGNIAYSQLTASFPISISGRVNTALNLMVFIGAFGLQWGFGTAVEAFAASGLSRADAFRTTLGGLLGAQVLAFAWFLVPVRRPSALASAT; from the coding sequence ATGAATGATTTTTATCGCCTTTGGATTCGGCTGGTTCCCGCCTACGCGGCCGGCTACTTCTTGTCTTATGGCCTTCGCAGTGTGAATGCAGTAATCGCGCCTGAGTTGATGCGCGAACTGAACGTGTCAGCCGCCGGCTTGGGCCTGCTGACCTCGGCCTATCTGCTGGCGTTTGGCCTCTTTCAACTGCCGTTGGGCCTGCTGCTGGACCGTTTTGGCCCCCGCCGGGTAGAGGCCGCTTTGCTGCTGGTGGCCGCTGCGGGTTGCGCCCTCTTTGGCCTCGGTCAATCACTGGAATCGCTGGCAGTGGCGCGCGCCTTGATTGGCTTGGGCGTGTCTGCCTGCCTGATGGGCAGTTTCAAGGCCTTCAGCCAATGGTTCCCAGTGCAGCGCTTGCCCGCCCTCACGGCCACCATCATGGTCGCTGGTGGCTTGGGCGCCTTGTCCGCGAGCCTGCCAGTGGCGGCAGCCTTGCCGCTGCTGGGCTGGCGAGGTGTGTTCTTCTTGTGTGCGGGACTGTTGGTGCTCACCGCTGCGATGTTGATGCGCGTGCCGGACCAACCCGTGCACGGCCCCCACGCCACCCTGTCGCAACAAATCAGGTCGCTGGGCGACATTTACACCAGCCGCCAATTCTGGCGGTTCGCGCCTCAGGGCTGCCTGATCGTGGGTGGCTACATGGCCATTCAAGGCTTGTGGGTTGTACCCTGGTTGATGGAGGTGAACGGCGCCAGCCGCACCACCGCCGCTGAAATTTTGTTCATGTTGGGCGTGGCGATGCTGGCTGGCTTCATTTTTGTGGCCACCTGCTCGACGTGGCTGTCGCGCCGGGGCGTGCCGCCCATGGCTTTATTGACCGCCGGCATGGGCCTGGCGTTGCTGGTGGAGCTGTGCCTGGTCATGAACCTGGCGCCACCGGCCCTGCTGTGGCCGCTGCTGGGTATCTCTTTCAGCCTCGGCAATATTGCTTACTCCCAGCTCACCGCCTCCTTTCCGATCAGCATCTCGGGGCGGGTGAACACAGCCCTGAACCTGATGGTGTTCATTGGCGCCTTTGGGCTGCAATGGGGGTTTGGCACCGCCGTGGAAGCCTTTGCCGCCAGCGGCCTGAGCCGTGCCGATGCCTTTCGGACGACGCTAGGCGGTCTGCTGGGGGCTCAGGTGCTGGCGTTTGCCTGGTTCTTAGTCCCTGTGCGGCGACCGTCCGCCCTGGCCAGCGCGACGTGA
- a CDS encoding CHRD domain-containing protein: protein MSCALLARDRFVPVALLLLLAGCSVMRPDPHLAAFTTQLTGTNEVPTVSTAATGRVDAVLDKNTGLFRWRLSYAGLSGPATAAHFHGPAPMGRNAGPSLSMSIPLQNPGQGRATLNPAQTADLLAGRWYANIHTATHPGGEIRGQMTLVD, encoded by the coding sequence ATGTCATGTGCTCTCCTTGCTCGGGATCGGTTTGTGCCGGTCGCGCTGTTACTTCTGCTGGCAGGTTGCAGCGTGATGCGGCCCGACCCGCACCTGGCCGCATTCACCACCCAATTGACTGGCACGAATGAGGTGCCAACGGTCAGCACAGCGGCGACCGGGCGAGTCGATGCCGTCCTGGACAAAAACACGGGGCTGTTTCGCTGGCGGCTTTCCTATGCCGGGCTGAGCGGCCCTGCCACGGCCGCTCACTTCCATGGCCCGGCCCCCATGGGTCGCAATGCCGGGCCCAGTCTGTCGATGAGCATCCCGCTCCAGAATCCCGGTCAAGGGCGCGCCACGCTGAACCCGGCACAGACCGCCGATCTGCTGGCGGGACGCTGGTATGCCAACATTCACACGGCGACCCATCCTGGCGGTGAAATTCGCGGCCAAATGACACTGGTCGACTAG
- a CDS encoding HAD-IA family hydrolase, whose product MVDTLGDFRVALNAMLGDLPPPYASQQVDQATVERLVGKGSEHLIKSVLALLGNDTPKDGVAQRESLYLHAWESYQRHYARVNGQFSTVYPGVLRGLQQLQAKGLRLACLTNKPTEFALTLLRHKGLDGFFEMTFGGDAFEKKKPDPMPLIKTCEALGVRTERTLMIGDSSNDAQAARAAGCPVVLVTYGYNHGQSVREVDADGLVDALDQLTATL is encoded by the coding sequence ATGGTGGATACGCTAGGGGACTTTCGTGTGGCGCTCAACGCCATGCTGGGTGACTTGCCGCCCCCGTATGCCTCGCAACAGGTTGATCAAGCCACAGTAGAGCGCCTGGTGGGGAAAGGATCTGAGCACCTGATCAAAAGTGTTCTGGCTTTGCTGGGCAACGATACGCCGAAGGACGGAGTTGCCCAGCGGGAGTCTTTGTATCTACACGCGTGGGAAAGCTATCAACGTCATTACGCTCGTGTCAATGGTCAGTTCTCAACGGTTTATCCCGGTGTGCTGCGGGGTTTGCAACAACTGCAGGCCAAGGGCCTGCGCCTGGCCTGTTTGACTAACAAACCAACTGAATTTGCCTTGACGCTGCTGAGGCATAAGGGCTTGGACGGGTTTTTTGAAATGACTTTTGGGGGCGACGCGTTCGAGAAGAAAAAACCTGACCCCATGCCGCTGATCAAAACCTGTGAGGCCTTGGGGGTCCGCACCGAACGCACCTTGATGATTGGTGACTCCAGCAACGACGCCCAAGCCGCCCGTGCCGCAGGCTGCCCGGTGGTGTTGGTCACCTACGGCTACAACCACGGTCAATCTGTTCGCGAGGTGGATGCCGACGGATTGGTCGACGCTTTGGATCAGCTAACTGCCACGCTCTGA
- a CDS encoding methyl-accepting chemotaxis protein: protein MFNFSSMSIAKKLGFLIVSALVGIIVLCALFLFSERRLIMEERQNGVKQAVETAHGLVSHFHSLVAKGTMPEGDAKLGAMEALRNLRYSGNEYFWINDMQPKMVMHPIKPELEGKDLTETKDTNGTQLFVSFVKVVTASGAGFVDYMWPKPGSEKPVLKVSYVKGFAPWGWIIGSGVYVGTVDSVIAERLIYFAISALVLGGILLGIGLLISRGILKQLGCEPAEAAEITHRIADGDLSVEVTLKPGDESSLLHAIKSMRDRFAHIVGEVRIGSESVATASGEIAQGNNDLSSRTEQQASALEATASSMEELSATVKQNADNAGQANQLAQSASTVAIQGGQVVNQVVETMKGINESSRKISDIIQVIDGIAFQTNILALNAAVEAARAGEQGRGFAVVASEVRSLAGRSADAAKEIKTLINASVERVEHGSALVDKAGTTMTEVVSSIRRVTDIMGEISAASVEQSTGVSQVGLAVTRMDQTTQQNAALVEEMAAAASSLRSQAQELVQTVAVFKLGANDHGARGVVTTSASVRSHKPNTPPFKGTERRAAGTAQGAAARGHAAAAHTARPAVKPASASIAHKVARPAPAAKPTPANDNDDWESF, encoded by the coding sequence ATGTTCAATTTCTCCTCCATGAGCATCGCTAAAAAACTGGGGTTCCTGATCGTCAGCGCCTTGGTGGGCATCATCGTCCTTTGTGCGCTATTCCTTTTCTCGGAACGGCGGTTAATCATGGAGGAGCGCCAAAACGGGGTCAAGCAGGCCGTGGAGACGGCCCATGGCTTGGTCTCCCACTTCCATAGCCTCGTGGCCAAAGGCACGATGCCTGAGGGAGATGCCAAGCTAGGCGCCATGGAGGCGCTGAGAAACCTGCGCTACAGTGGCAATGAGTATTTCTGGATCAACGACATGCAACCCAAGATGGTCATGCATCCGATCAAGCCAGAACTGGAGGGCAAGGATCTCACCGAAACAAAGGACACCAACGGGACCCAGCTCTTCGTCTCATTTGTAAAGGTTGTCACAGCCAGCGGCGCTGGCTTTGTGGACTACATGTGGCCCAAACCCGGCAGTGAAAAGCCGGTTCTCAAAGTGTCCTACGTGAAAGGGTTTGCCCCTTGGGGATGGATTATTGGTTCCGGCGTCTACGTGGGCACAGTGGACTCGGTGATTGCCGAACGGCTGATCTATTTTGCAATCAGCGCGCTCGTGCTGGGCGGCATTCTCCTTGGCATCGGCTTGCTGATTTCCCGTGGGATTCTGAAACAACTGGGTTGCGAGCCCGCCGAGGCGGCCGAAATCACGCACCGCATAGCGGACGGAGATCTCTCAGTTGAGGTCACCCTGAAACCGGGGGACGAAAGCAGTCTGCTGCATGCCATCAAATCCATGCGCGATCGGTTTGCCCACATCGTTGGCGAAGTGCGCATTGGGTCCGAAAGTGTGGCCACTGCCAGCGGCGAAATCGCACAGGGCAACAATGACTTGTCCAGCCGAACTGAACAGCAAGCCAGCGCGCTGGAAGCCACCGCGTCGTCCATGGAAGAACTTAGCGCCACGGTCAAGCAAAACGCAGACAACGCCGGCCAGGCCAACCAACTTGCCCAGAGCGCCAGCACCGTGGCCATTCAAGGTGGCCAGGTGGTGAACCAGGTGGTGGAGACCATGAAAGGCATCAACGAGAGCTCGCGCAAGATCTCAGACATCATTCAAGTGATTGATGGCATTGCCTTTCAAACCAACATTCTGGCGCTCAATGCTGCCGTGGAAGCCGCGCGCGCCGGGGAACAGGGCCGCGGGTTTGCGGTCGTGGCCTCTGAGGTGCGCAGTCTGGCCGGGCGATCCGCTGATGCAGCCAAAGAGATCAAGACCCTGATCAACGCCAGCGTGGAGCGGGTTGAGCACGGCAGCGCGCTGGTCGATAAGGCGGGGACGACCATGACCGAAGTCGTCAGCAGCATCCGCCGCGTGACTGACATCATGGGTGAAATCAGCGCCGCCAGTGTGGAACAAAGCACAGGCGTCTCGCAGGTCGGGCTGGCCGTGACTCGCATGGACCAAACCACACAACAAAATGCAGCTTTGGTTGAAGAAATGGCGGCCGCGGCAAGCAGCCTGAGATCGCAAGCCCAGGAACTGGTTCAAACCGTGGCTGTTTTCAAATTAGGCGCCAATGACCATGGTGCGCGCGGCGTCGTGACCACCAGCGCGTCCGTTCGGTCCCACAAACCCAACACCCCGCCCTTCAAGGGAACGGAGCGACGCGCTGCTGGCACCGCTCAAGGCGCGGCGGCACGCGGACACGCCGCCGCCGCACACACGGCCAGACCGGCCGTGAAACCTGCCAGCGCGTCGATTGCCCATAAAGTGGCGCGCCCAGCCCCTGCAGCCAAGCCCACGCCCGCCAATGACAACGACGACTGGGAAAGCTTCTAA
- a CDS encoding chalcone isomerase family protein, with amino-acid sequence MKLIPTLLAAALATLISISSMAATVEVNGVKLEDRTELSGSKLQLNGAGTRYKTIFKVYVAGLYLGKVANTPDEVINQPGPKRLSVTMLRTIDARELGKLLTRGMEDNMEKAAMSKLIPGLIRMGEIFASHKTLVEGDSFLIDWVPGTGTVITVKGEVQGESFKEPEFFKAMMLIWLGQAPADHKLKDALLGIK; translated from the coding sequence ATGAAACTCATCCCCACTTTGCTGGCCGCCGCTTTGGCCACCCTAATCTCAATCAGCAGCATGGCAGCCACCGTGGAGGTCAACGGCGTCAAGCTGGAAGACCGAACCGAGTTAAGTGGCAGCAAACTCCAACTCAATGGCGCGGGAACACGTTACAAAACAATTTTCAAGGTCTACGTTGCGGGTCTTTACCTTGGCAAAGTGGCCAACACGCCCGACGAGGTCATCAACCAGCCAGGGCCCAAGCGCCTGAGCGTCACCATGCTCAGAACTATTGATGCCCGGGAGCTCGGAAAACTGCTTACGCGTGGCATGGAAGACAACATGGAGAAAGCCGCCATGTCCAAACTCATTCCTGGCTTGATCCGGATGGGGGAGATATTTGCATCGCACAAAACGTTGGTCGAGGGCGACAGCTTTTTGATTGATTGGGTGCCCGGAACTGGCACCGTTATCACCGTCAAAGGGGAGGTGCAGGGGGAATCGTTTAAAGAACCCGAGTTTTTCAAAGCCATGATGCTGATCTGGCTGGGCCAGGCTCCAGCAGATCACAAACTCAAGGATGCGCTGCTGGGAATCAAGTAG
- the trpE gene encoding anthranilate synthase component I, producing MISELEFKSLSAQGYNRIPLMAEAFADLETPLSLYLKLAHSKDGGNYSFLLESVVGGERFGRYSFIGLPARTLVRSMGFGAEARTDVVTDGVVTETSTLNPLDFIAEYQKRFKVALRPGMPRFCGGLAGYFGYDAVRYIEKKLANSCPPDTLGCPDILLLQCEELAVIDNLSGKLYLMVYADPAQPEAYANAKKRLRELKEQLKYSVSAPVVKPTASHTAERDFAKADYIAAVERAKEMIAGGDFMQVQVGQRIKKRYTESPLSLYRALRALNPSPYMYYYHFGDFHVVGASPEILVRQEQITLDGKTEQKVTIRPLAGTRPRGASPELDKAAEAELLNDPKERAEHVMLIDLARNDIGRIAQIGSVKVTEAFCVERYSHVMHIVSNVEGTLNEGMTSMDVLKATFPAGTLTGAPKVHAMEIIDQLEPTKRGLYGGACGYLSYAGDMDVAIAIRTGIIKDQTLYVQAAAGVVADSVPELEWRETEAKARALLRASELVEEGLE from the coding sequence GTGATTTCTGAACTCGAATTCAAGAGCCTTAGTGCTCAAGGCTACAACCGCATTCCACTGATGGCAGAGGCCTTTGCCGACCTGGAAACGCCTTTGTCGCTGTACCTCAAACTGGCGCACTCGAAAGACGGCGGCAACTACAGCTTCTTGCTGGAGTCCGTGGTCGGTGGGGAGCGATTTGGCCGGTACAGCTTCATCGGCTTGCCGGCGCGCACCTTGGTGCGCTCCATGGGTTTTGGCGCTGAGGCCCGCACCGATGTCGTGACTGATGGCGTGGTGACCGAAACCTCCACATTGAACCCGCTGGACTTCATTGCAGAGTACCAAAAGCGCTTCAAAGTGGCCCTGCGCCCCGGTATGCCTCGCTTTTGTGGCGGCTTGGCGGGCTATTTTGGCTATGACGCGGTGCGCTACATCGAGAAAAAGCTGGCGAATTCCTGCCCGCCAGACACCTTGGGTTGCCCGGACATTTTGTTGCTGCAATGCGAAGAATTGGCCGTGATCGACAACCTGTCCGGCAAGCTGTACTTGATGGTCTACGCCGACCCGGCTCAGCCTGAGGCTTACGCCAATGCCAAGAAGCGCTTGCGCGAACTCAAAGAGCAGCTGAAATACTCGGTGAGCGCTCCAGTGGTCAAACCGACAGCCAGCCACACAGCCGAGCGCGACTTTGCCAAGGCAGACTACATCGCCGCCGTGGAGCGTGCCAAGGAGATGATTGCGGGGGGTGACTTCATGCAGGTGCAGGTGGGGCAACGCATCAAGAAGCGCTACACCGAGTCGCCGCTGAGTTTGTACCGCGCCCTGCGTGCGCTCAACCCCAGCCCTTATATGTACTACTACCACTTTGGTGATTTCCATGTGGTGGGCGCGTCGCCCGAGATTCTGGTGCGCCAAGAGCAGATCACGTTGGACGGCAAGACCGAGCAAAAGGTCACGATTCGCCCACTCGCTGGTACACGCCCCCGTGGCGCCAGCCCTGAGTTGGACAAGGCGGCCGAGGCGGAATTGCTGAACGACCCCAAAGAACGCGCTGAACACGTGATGCTGATTGACCTTGCGCGCAATGACATTGGCCGCATCGCCCAGATTGGCAGCGTCAAGGTGACCGAGGCTTTTTGTGTGGAGCGCTACAGCCATGTGATGCACATCGTGAGCAATGTTGAAGGCACGCTCAATGAGGGCATGACCAGCATGGATGTGCTCAAGGCAACCTTCCCGGCGGGCACGCTCACCGGCGCGCCCAAGGTGCACGCCATGGAGATCATCGACCAGCTGGAGCCCACCAAGCGGGGCTTGTACGGTGGGGCCTGCGGCTACCTGAGTTATGCGGGCGACATGGACGTGGCGATTGCCATTCGCACCGGCATCATCAAGGACCAGACGCTGTACGTGCAGGCGGCCGCTGGGGTGGTGGCTGACTCGGTGCCCGAACTGGAGTGGAGGGAGACGGAGGCCAAGGCGCGTGCCTTGCTCAGGGCGTCGGAGCTGGTTGAGGAAGGACTGGAGTAA
- a CDS encoding aminodeoxychorismate/anthranilate synthase component II, translated as MKLLMIDNYDSFTYNIVQYLGELGAEVEVVRNDEITVADIDARFKAGQLDRLVISPGPCSPAEAGISVATIQHFAGKLPILGVCLGHQSIGAAFGGQIVRAQELMHGKTSVITTTQEGVFAGLPEKFTVNRYHSLSIDRATCPPCLKVTAWTDDGEIQGVKHTSLDIEGVQFHPESILTEHGHAMLQNFLAPRP; from the coding sequence ATCAAACTCCTGATGATCGACAACTACGACTCGTTCACTTACAACATCGTCCAGTACCTGGGCGAATTGGGAGCCGAGGTGGAGGTGGTTCGCAACGATGAAATCACGGTGGCTGACATCGACGCCCGTTTCAAGGCCGGGCAACTGGACCGCTTGGTGATCTCGCCCGGGCCTTGCTCGCCGGCCGAGGCGGGTATCTCGGTGGCGACGATTCAGCACTTTGCCGGCAAGTTGCCGATTCTGGGCGTGTGTCTGGGACATCAGTCGATTGGCGCAGCCTTTGGCGGCCAGATCGTGCGGGCCCAAGAGCTGATGCATGGCAAAACCAGCGTCATCACCACCACCCAAGAAGGGGTGTTTGCGGGCTTGCCCGAGAAGTTCACGGTGAACCGCTACCACTCGCTCTCGATTGACCGGGCAACCTGCCCGCCGTGTCTCAAGGTCACGGCGTGGACGGATGACGGCGAGATTCAGGGCGTGAAGCACACCTCACTCGACATTGAGGGCGTGCAGTTCCACCCGGAAAGTATTTTGACCGAGCACGGCCACGCGATGTTGCAGAACTTTCTCGCACCGCGTCCCTGA
- the ltaE gene encoding low-specificity L-threonine aldolase — MNKLPVMRVDLRSDTVTQPTPAMREAMMAAPLGDDVFGDDPSVNALQTQLATMLGFEAALFVPTGTQSNLCALLAHCQRGDEYIVGQMAHAYRWEGGGAAVLGSVQPQPLNHQPDGSLALADIEAAIKPDDPHFARTRLLALENTLGGKLLPFDYLQQATDLARERGLARHLDGARLFNAAVAQAAQTGSDAQTEARRIAQCFDSVSVCLSKGLGAPVGSVLCGSRELMARALRIRKMAGGGMRQSGLLAAAGSFALTHHVDRLADDHALAKRLADGLQDLPGVVVEAPHTNILFVNLLGEARQKSGTLMAWLAEHGVLATGLYQLRFVTHLDVDEAGIDHTIRVMRQFFTA, encoded by the coding sequence ATGAATAAACTACCTGTCATGCGTGTGGACCTGCGAAGCGACACCGTCACGCAACCGACCCCGGCCATGCGCGAGGCCATGATGGCCGCGCCGCTGGGCGACGACGTCTTTGGCGACGACCCCAGTGTGAATGCCTTGCAGACGCAACTGGCGACGATGCTTGGCTTCGAGGCAGCCTTGTTTGTGCCCACGGGCACCCAGAGCAACTTGTGCGCTTTGCTGGCGCATTGCCAGCGCGGGGATGAGTACATCGTGGGCCAAATGGCCCATGCCTACCGCTGGGAGGGCGGCGGTGCGGCCGTGCTGGGCAGCGTGCAGCCCCAGCCACTGAATCATCAGCCGGATGGCTCGCTGGCACTGGCCGATATTGAAGCTGCCATCAAACCCGACGACCCGCACTTTGCCCGTACTCGTTTGCTGGCGCTGGAAAATACGCTGGGTGGCAAGCTGCTGCCTTTTGACTACCTCCAGCAAGCCACAGACCTGGCGCGAGAGCGTGGGCTGGCTCGTCATCTGGACGGCGCACGGCTGTTCAATGCGGCCGTGGCGCAAGCCGCACAAACAGGCTCCGACGCGCAGACTGAGGCCCGGCGTATTGCCCAGTGTTTTGACAGCGTGTCGGTGTGCTTGAGCAAGGGCTTGGGCGCGCCGGTGGGTTCGGTGCTGTGCGGCAGCCGCGAGCTGATGGCGCGCGCCCTGCGCATTCGCAAAATGGCAGGCGGCGGCATGCGCCAGTCCGGGCTGCTCGCCGCCGCAGGCAGTTTTGCCTTGACGCACCATGTGGACCGTTTGGCGGACGACCACGCCTTGGCCAAGCGGCTGGCGGATGGCCTGCAAGATCTGCCTGGCGTGGTGGTGGAGGCGCCGCACACCAACATTCTCTTCGTCAATCTGTTGGGGGAGGCCAGACAGAAGTCGGGCACCTTGATGGCTTGGCTGGCCGAACATGGCGTTTTGGCCACCGGCTTGTACCAACTGCGATTCGTCACGCATCTGGATGTCGATGAAGCCGGCATTGACCACACGATTCGGGTGATGCGCCAGTTCTTCACGGCCTAG